One Synechococcales cyanobacterium T60_A2020_003 DNA window includes the following coding sequences:
- a CDS encoding SH3 domain-containing protein: MARASASSLRQYQDISIQNQTKTIHDQISGSGLGHFYRFRLTNRSSIDLTLKRQDAGPLNLELISDRNGNSKIDNGDVIATSRSPRKQNRIKFSGLDDGEYFVRIYPDGRKSPTYELKASAETKKGTDPAYQMLLWTNKLRRQNDLSELSLNTQLTDAAKGHSRSMAEFNFFSHTGKDGSQPGDRILDANYRYAKASENIAMGAAKHRAAFDAWASSTADKANLLDPAYKEMGLGYARSNTDKRYWTQTFGDPTGTLSAGSGGSSQRWTGSFINRTSSNYKDYKTYDFSKPDVVLDLGGQGKKGSTVARLKLDYGLGSPDSKIQNSRFAMEAWTRIPLEAGRFYQVTSKSDDGTRFYVKSAATQKKLADIGGDWQNRSASDPAWKQTFTASTSGNYDFYVQYYEDFGASIVDVKIEQLTFKGQVASSVNALNVRSRPSTLNNTAIKAINGGTSFTVLGKVNSPDDTTYKQWYEIQLSDGTKGYVVADNSLVNVSGAPNSIVNINDPNATQNPIGGGDNTTDPNPIPTGTGYISPRVLKTSGDTIPFRSDNSLDSTVIAQLGANTPLKILGKETGDYYLDNRFDEWYRVSTTINGQVKEGYVAAYYVDVPSDGKTFSSAISKTNPYYKSHLEEAEDPYYYTSSYKPFIEEAAALYSWLSPSIIAGIGSRESGWGLFLSPKGPTGTGDGGHGRGLMQIDDRYHKTFINSGQWTNPRANIMYGVKNVLGSYYDYFDRTTNLSGVALLRSAIAAYNAGPGNVDRALSEGRDVDYYTTGQDYSWDVLNRAGYFQLNGWT, from the coding sequence GTTCCGTCTCACGAATCGGAGTAGCATCGATCTCACCCTGAAGCGGCAAGATGCAGGGCCTCTCAATCTGGAGCTGATTAGCGATCGCAATGGAAATAGCAAAATTGATAACGGTGATGTCATTGCAACGTCGCGATCGCCCCGCAAACAAAATCGCATCAAGTTTTCGGGATTGGACGATGGCGAGTATTTTGTGCGGATCTATCCCGATGGACGTAAGTCTCCAACGTATGAACTGAAGGCCTCTGCGGAAACGAAGAAGGGGACTGATCCGGCCTATCAGATGCTGTTGTGGACGAATAAGCTGCGTCGCCAAAACGATCTCTCGGAGCTATCTCTAAATACGCAATTAACCGATGCGGCTAAGGGACACTCGCGCAGTATGGCAGAGTTCAACTTCTTTAGCCATACAGGTAAAGATGGCTCCCAACCGGGCGATCGTATTCTGGATGCCAACTATCGCTACGCCAAAGCCTCTGAAAACATTGCTATGGGTGCCGCCAAACACCGAGCAGCCTTTGATGCCTGGGCTAGCAGCACCGCAGACAAAGCCAATCTCCTTGATCCCGCTTACAAAGAGATGGGGTTAGGCTATGCTCGCAGTAATACGGATAAGCGATACTGGACTCAAACCTTTGGGGATCCTACAGGTACTCTCTCGGCTGGCTCTGGTGGTTCTAGTCAGCGCTGGACGGGCAGCTTTATCAACCGCACCTCCAGCAACTACAAAGACTATAAGACCTACGATTTCTCCAAGCCTGACGTCGTTCTAGACCTGGGTGGTCAAGGGAAAAAAGGATCGACGGTGGCACGCCTAAAGCTAGACTATGGCTTAGGTAGCCCCGATTCCAAAATCCAAAATAGCCGCTTTGCAATGGAAGCGTGGACCCGGATTCCCTTGGAGGCGGGACGATTCTATCAAGTCACCAGTAAATCGGATGATGGCACTCGCTTCTACGTAAAGAGTGCTGCAACCCAGAAGAAGCTGGCCGATATCGGTGGCGATTGGCAAAATCGTTCTGCGAGCGATCCGGCATGGAAACAGACATTTACCGCCTCCACTAGCGGCAACTATGATTTCTACGTTCAGTATTACGAGGATTTCGGTGCTTCGATTGTGGATGTCAAGATTGAGCAACTGACATTCAAGGGTCAAGTGGCGAGTTCTGTGAATGCCCTGAACGTGCGATCGCGCCCTTCGACGTTGAACAACACTGCCATCAAAGCGATTAATGGTGGAACGTCGTTTACTGTGCTTGGCAAAGTCAACTCACCTGACGATACTACCTACAAGCAGTGGTATGAGATTCAGTTGAGTGATGGCACTAAGGGATACGTCGTTGCGGATAACAGTTTGGTTAACGTATCGGGTGCGCCAAATAGTATCGTCAATATCAACGATCCCAACGCGACTCAAAATCCCATCGGTGGCGGCGATAACACCACCGATCCTAATCCAATTCCAACGGGTACAGGCTATATTAGCCCTCGCGTACTCAAGACCTCCGGCGATACGATTCCATTCCGCTCAGATAACTCGCTGGACAGTACCGTGATTGCCCAACTGGGTGCCAATACGCCACTCAAAATTCTAGGTAAAGAGACAGGTGACTACTATCTGGACAATCGATTTGATGAGTGGTATCGCGTCAGTACAACGATCAACGGACAAGTGAAAGAGGGATATGTAGCAGCCTACTATGTAGACGTTCCCAGCGATGGCAAAACATTCTCGTCTGCTATTTCTAAAACTAACCCTTACTACAAATCCCACTTAGAGGAAGCTGAAGATCCCTACTACTACACCAGTAGCTACAAGCCCTTTATCGAAGAAGCGGCTGCTTTGTATAGTTGGTTATCCCCGTCGATTATTGCAGGGATTGGCTCTCGTGAGAGTGGATGGGGACTATTCCTGAGCCCTAAAGGCCCCACCGGAACCGGAGATGGTGGCCATGGCCGAGGACTGATGCAGATTGACGATCGCTACCACAAAACCTTTATCAACAGTGGTCAGTGGACCAATCCACGCGCCAACATTATGTACGGGGTGAAGAACGTTTTGGGAAGCTACTACGACTACTTCGATCGCACCACCAATCTCAGTGGCGTGGCTCTCCTGCGGAGTGCGATCGCAGCCTACAATGCTGGCCCAGGTAACGTCGATCGAGCCTTGAGTGAAGGTCGTGACGTAGACTACTACACCACCGGACAGGACTACTCTTGGGATGTGTTGAATCGGGCAGGCTATTTCCAGCTCAACGGTTGGACCTAA
- a CDS encoding IS5/IS1182 family transposase gives YHRRSIAETTMFRFKTIFGGNLSARQFDNQAVELFIKCIALNRMIQIAKPDSYKVEA, from the coding sequence GCTATCATCGTCGTTCGATTGCTGAAACTACCATGTTCCGCTTTAAGACTATTTTTGGGGGCAATCTCAGTGCGCGTCAATTTGACAATCAAGCCGTGGAATTGTTCATCAAATGTATTGCGCTCAACCGCATGATTCAGATCGCTAAACCCGATAGCTACAAAGTCGAAGCTTAA